Proteins from one Impatiens glandulifera chromosome 2, dImpGla2.1, whole genome shotgun sequence genomic window:
- the LOC124927410 gene encoding zinc finger A20 and AN1 domain-containing stress-associated protein 11-like, with the protein MAAQKREKDETDLKVPENFYPLPKPDPPTLLDHPIRNKVPNADESRSSSVVKMIPDLPAAAQPSTSHDQLKKRREINRCSGCSRKVGLTGFRCRCGDMFCRDHRYSDRHDCSFDYKAAGREAIVRQNPLVRASKILKL; encoded by the coding sequence ATGGCGGCTCAGAAAAGAGAGAAAGACGAAACCGATCTTAAGGTCCCCGAGAATTTCTATCCATTACCGAAGCCTGATCCGCCGACGTTGTTAGATCATCCGATCCGTAATAAGGTTCCTAACGCAGATGAATCCAGATCCTCCTCTGTTGTTAAGATGATTCCAGATCTACCTGCTGCTGCTCAACCGTCTACGTCGCATGATCAACTGAAGAAGAGACGAGAGATTAATCGTTGTTCGGGATGCAGTCGGAAGGTTGGACTCACCGGATTCCGTTGCCGGTGCGGGGACATGTTCTGCAGGGACCATCGCTATTCTGATCGTCACGATTGCAGTTTCGATTACAAGGCGGCCGGTCGTGAGGCCATTGTTCGTCAAAATCCATTGGTCAGAGCGTCCAAGATTCTTAAACTTTAG
- the LOC124923875 gene encoding uncharacterized protein LOC124923875, whose product MNERITATVLLLLLLCHVFYLSHVSGKECTNTPTELSSHTFRYDILNSENETLKEEIFAHYHLTPTDESAWSNLLPRRILKQGEEYPWLMMYRRIKKNFGEPGKFLKEISLHNVRLNPKSLHGQAQQTNLEYLLMLDVDSLVWSFRKTASLPTPGQPYGGWEDPTRELRGHFVGHYLSASALMWASTHNETLKKKMSEVVSALSECQISIGSGYLSAFPSEQFDRFEEIKPVWAPYYTIHKIMAGLLDQYALASNDDGLKMVNWMVDYFFNRVQNVINKYSIERHWKSLNEETGGMNDVLYRLYTITGNETHLLLAHLFDKPCFLGSLAVKADELSGFHANTHIPIVIGSQMRYEVTGDPLYKEIGTFFMDIVNSSHTYATGGTSVSEFWSDPKRLAGTLQTENEESCTTYNMLKVSRNLFRWTKELAYADYYERALANGVMGIQRGREPGVMIYMLPLGRGISKARSYHGWGNKFDSFWCCYGTGIESFSKLGDSIYFEDEGGLYIVQYIPSSVNWESGQINVTQNVQSLVSFDPRLQVTLTISPNVGAGKVESESTKLNLRIPSWTNYKDAKASLNDQNLSLPNPGNFLSVTKNWSSGDRIVLELPFGLRTEAIKDDRQEFSFLQAILYGPYLLAGLTISSDWDWDIKMGKSFSNWITPVPANYNSQLITLSQESRNTTFVLMNTNSSISFNPIPLPGTDAAIHSTFRIITNSEISSPQDAIGKEVMLEPFDFPGKLVATEAKAGLVVADNGTMFHLVKGLDGKEKTVSLESNNQRGCFVFRTGLTVGLKCKSNRNSVDEEFEEAASFKMEGGIAEYDPVSFIVNGVNRNFVLSPLFSLRDESYTVYFNIQS is encoded by the exons ATGAACGAGAGGATTACAGCtactgttcttcttcttcttctactctGTCATGTGTTCTACCTGTCTCATGTTTCGGGCAAGGAATGTACCAACACTCCAACCGAGTTATCATCTCACACTTTCCGTTATGACATCTTGAATTCTGAAAACGAGACATTGAAAGAGGAGATTTTTGCCCATTACCATTTAACTCCAACAGATGAATCCGCATGGTCTAATTTGCTTCCAAGAAGGATTTTAAAACAAGGGGAAGAATATCCATGGTTGATGATGTATAGAAGAATCAAGAAGAATTTTGGTGAACCAGGAAAGTTTCTAAAGGAGATTTCTCTTCATAATGTCAGATTGAACCCTAAATCCTTACATGGGCAAGCTCAACAGACAAATTTGGAGTATTTATTGATGTTGGATGTTGATAGTTTAGTCTGGAGTTTTAGAAAGACAGCTTCTTTGCCCACTCCCGGCCAGCCTTATGGAGGCTGGGAGGATCCAACAAGAGAACTTCGCGGTCATTTTGTCG GTCACTACCTTAGCGCATCTGCGTTAATGTGGGCTAGTACTCATAACGAAACCCTAAAAAAGAAGATGTCGGAGGTTGTTTCTGCTTTGTCGGAGTGTCAAATCTCAATTGGTTCTGGATACTTATCTGCTTTCCCATCTGAGCAATTCGATCGGTTTGAAGAAATAAAACCGGTTTGGGCTCCATATTACACAATTCATAAGATAATGGCGGGTCTGTTAGATCAATATGCATTAGCTAGTAATGATGATGGTTTGAAAATGGTGAATTGGATGGTTGATTACTTCTTTAACCGTGTTCAAAATGTAATAAACAAGTATAGTATTGAGAGACATTGGAAATCATTGAATGAAGAAACTGGTGGGATGAATGATGTTCTCTATAGATTATACACTATAACG GGTAACGAGACTCATTTGTTGCTGGCTCACCTTTTCGACAAACCTTGTTTTCTAGGATCCCTGGCTGTAAAG GCTGATGAATTATCGGGGTTTCATGCCAACACTCATATTCCTATCGTTATTGGGTCGCAAATGAGGTATGAAGTTACAGGGGATCCACTCTACAAAGAAATTGGAACTTTCTTCATGGATATCGTTAATTCATCTCACACATATGCGACAGGAGGAACATCAGTTAGTGAATTCTG GTCAGACCCGAAGCGATTGGCGGGCACACTCCAAACGGAGAATGAAGAATCGTGCACTACTTACAACATGCTGAAGGTGTCTCGAAACTTATTTAGATGGACTAAAGAATTGGCATATGCGGATTATTACGAGAGAGCTTTGGCTAATGGTGTGATGGGTATTCAAAGGGGAAGAGAACCAGGGGTTATGATTTATATGCTTCCACTTGGTCGAGGTATTTCTAAAGCTCGAAGCTACCATGGATGGGGAAATAAGTTCGATTCTTTCTGGTGTTGCTATGGGACTGGAATTGAATCGTTCTCGAAGCTTGGAGATTCAATTTACTTTGAGGATGAAGGAGGACTTTATATTGTTCAGTATATACCTAGCTCGGTTAATTGGGAATCAGGGCAGATCAATGTTACTCAGAATGTACAATCTCTCGTCTCGTTTGATCCTCGTCTTCAAGTCACATTAACTATATCACCAAATGTAGGAGCCGGAAAGGTTGAATCTGAATCAACGAAGTTGAACTTGCGCATACCTAGTTGGACAAACTATAAAGATGCCAAGGCTTCCTTAAACGATCAGAATTTGTCATTACCAAATCCAG GTAATTTCTTGTCGGTAACCAAGAATTGGAGTTCAGGTGATCGTATCGTTCTTGAACTCCCGTTTGGTCTAAGAACAGAGGCCATTAAAG ATGATCGACAAGAGTTCTCTTTCCTTCAGGCCATTCTATATGGCCCTTATCTCCTTGCCGGCTTAACCATAAGCAGTGATTGGGATTGGGACATTAAAATGGGCAAATCTTTCTCCAACTGGATTACTCCAGTTCCAGCAAATTACAATTCACAGCTCATTACACTCTCGCAAGAATCCAGAAACACAACGTTCGTCCTAATGAACACAAACAGTTCAATTTCTTTTAATCCAATACCTCTTCCAGGAACAGATGCAGCCATCCATAGTACATTTCGGATCATAACCAACTCCGAGATCTCTTCTCCCCAAGACGCAATCGGGAAAGAAGTAATGCTAGAGCCTTTCGATTTTCCAGGTAAGCTAGTGGCGACGGAAGCGAAAGCAGGGCTGGTGGTTGCAGATAACGGGACCATGTTCCATTTAGTTAAAGGGTTGGATGGCAAGGAAAAAACAGTCTCCCTTGAATCAAATAACCAGAGAGGCTGTTTCGTGTTCAGGACAGGTTTAACCGTTGGTCTCAAATGTAAATCTAACCGTAATTCGGTTGATGAAGAATTCGAGGAAGCTGCTAGCTTCAAGATGGAAGGTGGGATTGCCGAGTATGATCCGGTTAGCTTTATCGTTAATGGGGTTAACAGGAACTTTGTTCTATCTCCTCTGTTCAGTTTGAGAGATGAATCTTATACTGTCTATTTCAATATTCAATCTTGA
- the LOC124923876 gene encoding DNA damage-repair/toleration protein DRT100-like, which yields MASPTKSPLIFLTALFLLAAAAISTVNSCTSSDRRALLAFRAGLHEPYLGIFKSWTGLDCCHNWYGVSCDPYTHRVADINLRGESEDPIFERAHRTGFMTGSISPAICRLSHLSSITIADWKGISGSIPPCIVNLPFLRILDLIGNRLTGEIPSDIGRLTRLTVFNVADNNLTGIIPRSLTNLSSLMHLDIRNNSITGTIPRNFGKLRMLSRALLSRNRLTGPIPVTLSYIYRLADLDLSFNKISGPIPEGLGRMAVLASLNLDGNGIGGEIPPTLMNSTISILNMSMNALEGTIPNTFNERSYFTAIDLSHNLLRGDIPLSISQATFIGHLDVSHNHLCGKIPIGSPFDHLEASSFVYNDCLCGKPLRQC from the coding sequence ATGGCTTCTCCCACTAAATCACCTCTCATATTCCTAACCGCTCTTTTCCTCCTCGCCGCCGCCGCCATCTCCACCGTCAACTCATGTACATCTTCCGACCGCCGCGCCCTACTAGCCTTCCGAGCCGGCCTCCACGAACCCTATCTCGGCATATTCAAATCCTGGACCGGACTTGACTGCTGTCATAACTGGTACGGCGTCAGTTGCGACCCTTACACTCACCGTGTAGCTGACATCAACCTACGTGGCGAATCAGAAGACCCAATCTTCGAACGAGCTCATCGAACCGGGTTCATGACCGGTTCAATCTCCCCTGCAATCTGTCGTCTCTCCCATCTCTCCAGCATCACTATCGCCGACTGGAAAGGCATCTCTGGTTCAATCCCTCCCTGCATCGTCAACCTTCCTTTCCTCCGTATACTCGACCTAATCGGTAACCGTCTCACCGGCGAGATTCCCTCCGACATCGGCCGTCTCACCCGCCTCACCGTCTTCAACGTCGCCGATAACAATCTCACCGGCATCATCCCTCGTTCTCTCACCAATCTCTCCTCCTTAATGCACCTCGATATACGTAACAATAGCATTACTGGAACCATTCCAAGGAATTTCGGCAAGCTGAGAATGCTCAGTCGAGCTTTACTCAGTCGGAATAGATTAACCGGTCCGATTCCGGTAACCCTGTCTTACATCTACCGTTTGGCAGATTTGGATCTCTCTTTCAACAAGATCTCCGGTCCAATCCCTGAAGGTTTAGGTAGAATGGCGGTTCTCGCTTCGTTAAATCTCGACGGGAATGGAATCGGCGGTGAGATCCCGCCGACGTTGATGAATTCGACTATTAGTATTTTGAATATGAGCATGAATGCGTTGGAAGGGACGATTCCAAATACGTTTAATGAAAGGTCTTACTTTACGGCCATAGATCTGTCGCATAATCTTCTCCGTGGGGATATTCCTTTGTCTATTTCTCAGGCGACATTCATTGGACATCTCGATGTCAGCCATAATCATCTCTGTGGGAAGATTCCGATTGGTTCGCCGTTTGATCATCTTGAAGCGTCGTCGTTTGTGTATAATGATTGCCTCTGCGGGAAACCTCTCCGGCAATGTTAA
- the LOC124927532 gene encoding uncharacterized protein LOC124927532, whose product MEGEEESSFFFMPPSHVSLQSFTPIATPNSRRLSSNFTEPSRPVRAARKLAWVSLQGRLVGADEASSAKTIGGGLDPEQSVAWDLFSPIHRVLTVAVVAAAASKSNKNKQISDLKKSVELRDQVLLNMQEKLDKLCEQVNNVREQPEAFTDMGNCFRRLSDHHFFSNNVPSGISSRRTSFGDENSYKSKPPLYKAQQEQEERRMSDLSDWCSSVSSSADLQLNSIAIEQDIYNMKKDCEEKDATINELSYLLQSSENASSKRVAELEETVRKKNLRITRLKKDMMVLEQKVLHLTRLRRPSFSGSGSGSSSGSDSVPSSNQMKAPVMLDNILYNMDSTTSPSSSDYDGSPINNRPQPPPLLKNIENVPKVAEISDELKMMKIQQQQQVLRPVVSPLKERRINQRSYDLGRQIKQQQQQKTPSDSRSRRRVQNSSSISSNGSKNSSSSSSAHKRWM is encoded by the exons ATGGAAGGCGAAGAAGAAAGCAGTTTCTTCTTCATGCCGCCGTCTCATGTCTCTCTACAGTCTTTCACTCCGATAGCCACCCCCAATTCCCGACGCCTCTCCAGCAATTTCACTGAGCCTAGCCGCCCTGTTAGAGCCGCACGAAAACTGGCATGGGTGTCCCTTCAAGGCAGGCTCGTCGGAGCAGATGAAGCTAGCTCGGCTAAGACCATAGGAGGAGGGTTAGACCCAGAGCAATCCGTGGCTTGGGATCTGTTCAGCCCGATTCATCGGGTTCTTACTGTTGCCGTTGTAGCTGCTGCAGCTTCGAAATCGAATAAGAACAAACAGATTTCTGATCTCAAGAAATCGGTTGAACTTCGG GATCAAGTGCTTCTTAATATGCAAGAAAAGCTGGATAAATTGTGCGAACAGGTTAACAATGTTAGAGAACAACCAGAAGCCTTCACTGACATGGGCAATTGCTTTCGTCGTCTAAGCGATCATCATTTCTTTTCAAACAATGTCCCTTCT GGAATTTCAAGCAGGAGAACTTCCTTTGGCGATGAAAATTCGTATAAATCAAAACCTCCTTTGTATAAGGCGCAACAGGAACAAGAAGAACGCAGAATGTCTGATTTATCGGATTGGTGTTCTAGCGTCTCATCCTCCGCTGATTTGCAG TTAAACTCTATTGCGATCGAACAAGACATTTACAATATGAAGAAGGATTGTGAGGAGAAGGATGCAACCATAAATGAACTGTCTTATCTCCTTCAATCCTCTGAAAATGCATCTTCCAAG AGGGTGGCTGAGTTAGAAGAGACTGTGAGAAAGAAGAACTTGAGAATCACCAGACTTAAGAAGGATATGATGGTGTTAGAACAAAAG GTTTTGCACTTAACTCGGCTCAGACGGCCATCTTTCTCTGGCTCTGGGTCTGGCTCTAGTTCTGGATCTGACTCAGTCCCAAGTTCAAACCAGATGAAGGCTCCGGTGATGTTAGACAACATTTTGTACAACATGGACAGCACCACAAGCCCTTCTTCATCGGACTATGATGGTTCCCCGATCAACAACCGACCTCAGCCTCCTCCACTTCTGAAAAACATTGAGAACGTTCCTAAGGTTGCAGAGATATCTGATGAGTTGAAGATGATGAAAATCCAGCAGCAGCAACAAGTTTTGCGGCCGGTGGTGAGTCCCCTGAAAGAGAGAAGGATTAATCAAAGAAGTTATGATTTAGGAAGACAAAtcaagcagcagcagcagcagaagaCACCCTCTGATTCTAGAAGCAGGAGGAGGGTTCAGAACTCGAGCTCCATTAGTAGTAATGGGTCCAAGaactcatcatcttcttcttcggctCATAAGAGATGGATGTAG
- the LOC124927857 gene encoding uncharacterized protein LOC124927857 has protein sequence MKMAMDHRAVTSNSNSVVSIECLKGGSKADEWTGGMLQTGDIVEELRIGRRNYMTVRAPFKNGRAGIQKLLHSSFRDKETSIFVRVKRGNSDEYAELQGCIVPNEAAGKKQYMLRSINDPNYAIAFMDRTQADCIAIQGTRNARLEDALAVARLQDGYVQFPWEKKMREMLLVPNSSCFLSVLFLPKAADEASTHYNDLDDTLARANAWLSASQSTGVPLVFMNIQTELLLTKISGEKASSTVNTGSLSDLSNLAGASLYGFEDYHGVDIGVVRAVRLWYSPLGGEMSIEIKLKDGDTKLGFAISRTEEGFIYISSVIEGDEDAPSSRSGLNNLYKEAIWANKRLVISRVCNKKVLPWIVSQTGAIRCFDTVSLSQKLSLHRHAKVPITLHVFLWDRSRVIPGPMFMGSPSPAPISMPVEVVQTVNVNQVVPLEDDNDVEGGLGMVMERDTAGESSFRFHDFALPNNWV, from the exons ATGAAAATGGCCATGGATCATCGAGCAGTAACCTCTAATTCTAATTCTGTAGTATCGATCGAGTGTTTAAAAGGCGGTTCAAAGGCCGATGAATGGACCGGCGGCATGCTACAGACCGGCGACATCGTTGAAGAGCTCCGGATCGGGAGACGTAATTACATGACGGTTCGGGCGCCTTTTAAGAACGGACGAGCCGGAATCCAGAAGCTTCTACACTCTTCGTTTAGGGATAAAGAGACGTCGATCTTTGTCCGAGTCAAACGGGGAAACTCGGACGAGTATGCCGAGTTACAAGGTTGTATCGTTCCGAACGAAGCGGCCGGGAAGAAACAATATATGCTTCGATCCATCAACGACCCCAATTATGCTATCGCCTTTATGGACCGCACCCAAGCTGATTGCATTGCCATTCAAG GAACTAGGAACGCTCGTCTAGAAGACGCACTAGCAGTTGCTCGTCTTCAAGACGGTTACGTTCAATTCCCATGGGAAAAGAAAATGCGGGAGATGCTACTAGTCCCAAATTCGAGCTGTTTTCTATCCGTTCTTTTCCTCCCAAAAGCTGCAGATGAAGCCTCGACCCATTACAACGATCTAGACGATACCCTGGCCCGAGCCAATGCCTGGCTCAGCGCTTCCCAATCTACCGGAGTTCCCCTTGTCTTTATGAACATCCAGACTGAATTGTTACTTACCAAG ATTTCGGGAGAAAAGGCATCCTCGACTGTGAACACAGGCTCGTTATCTGATTTATCAAACCTTGCCGGTGCAAGCCTATACGGGTTCGAGGATTACCATGGTGTGGACATTGGAGTAGTTAGAGCGGTTCGATTATGGTATTCTCCTCTTGGAGGGGAGATGTCAATCGAGATAAAACTTAAAGATGGTGATACCAAGCTCGGTTTCGCTATTAGCCGAACCGAAGAGGGGTTCATCTACATTTCATCTGTCATAGAAGGGGATGAAGATGCTCCATCGTCAAGATCTGGACTTAACAATCTTTACAAAGAAGCCATATGGGCAAATAAACGGCTAGTTATCTCGAGGGTTTGTAACAAGAAAGTGCTGCCATGGATAGTTTCACAAACAGGGGCCATTAGATGTTTTGACACGGTTTCTCTTAGCCAGAAGTTATCTCTTCATAGGCATGCTAAGGTACCCATTACACTCCATGTCTTCTTATGGGACAGGTCGAGAGTAATACCCGGTCCTATGTTTATGGGCAGCCCATCCCCAGCCCCAATTTCAATGCCTGTTGAAGTTGTTCAAACGGTGAATGTGAATCAAGTGGTTCCACTTGAAGATGATAATGATGTAGAAGGTGGGCTTGGAATGGTTATGGAAAGAGATACTGCTGGTGAATCCTCTTTCAGATTTCATGATTTTGCACTTCCTAATAACTGGGTATGA
- the LOC124927858 gene encoding histone H3.2, with translation MARTKQTARKSTGGKAPRKQLATKAARKSAPATGGVKKPHRFRPGTVALREIRKYQKSTELLIRKLPFQRLVREIAQDFKTDLRFQSSAVAALQEAAEAYLVGLFEDTNLCAIHAKRVTIMPKDIQLARRIRGERA, from the coding sequence ATGGCTCGAACCAAGCAAACCGCAAGAAAATCCACCGGCGGCAAGGCCCCAAGGAAGCAACTGGCAACGAAGGCCGCAAGAAAGTCTGCTCCGGCTACCGGAGGTGTCAAGAAGCCGCACAGATTCCGTCCAGGGACTGTTGCTCTACGTGAGATCCGAAAGTATCAGAAGAGTACCGAACTTCTGATAAGAAAACTTCCATTCCAGAGGTTAGTTCGTGAGATCGCTCAAGATTTCAAGACAGATCTTCGTTTTCAAAGCTCAGCGGTCGCGGCTCTTCAAGAAGCAGCCGAAGCTTATCTTGTTGGACTCTTTGAAGATACAAATCTCTGCGCTATTCATGCCAAGCGAGTTACCATCATGCCCAAGGATATTCAACTTGCTCGTAGGATTCGTGGCGAGAGAGCTTAG